CCAACGCCGCGCCACGACCCGGGAGAGCCCACCCGGAGGTCGGAGACGTCCAGGTTCAGCGGGCCTTCTTGGTGGCCCGCTTGCGCGGCGGGGTCAGCAGATCCGCGATCGTGGCGATCGCGGTCGGCACCAGCCGGTAGTACGCCCAGACACCGCGCTTCTCCCGCTCCAGCAAGCCGGCCTCGGTGAGGATACGCAGGTGGTGACTGACCGTCGGCTGCGAAAGGCCGAGCGGCGCGGTCAGGTCACAGACGCACGCCTCGCCTTCGGGGGCCGACTGGATCAGGCTGAGCAGCCGCAGTCGAGCGGGATCGGCAAGGGCCTTGAGGACCCCCGCCAGACGCTCGGCATCGGCACGTTCGATCGGCTCGCCGGCAAGCGGCGAGATCTGAGGCATGGTCATTTCAGCCAACGCAGTTCCCACGTATTCCATCCTTCCACCAGCAGCATCGATCCGCCTGCATATGAGCAGATCCGAATCGGCAAACTTTTACGCCACAAGGCCGAGGTCAGCCAACGTATAGGCCGCCCGATACGGCAGTCCGGCGGCTCGCACCGCGTCGCCGGCGCCTCGATCAACAATAACCGCCACGCCTACCACCTCGGCCCCGGCCTCGCGCAACGCCTCGACGGCGGTGAGCACGCTGCCACCCGTGGTCGAGGTGTCCTCCACCGCCAGCACCCGGCGGCCGGCCACCTCCGGTCCCTCGATCCGACGCTGCAGACCGTGTGCCTTGCCGGCCTTACGGACCACGAACGCGTCCAGCGACCGGTCGGTCGCGGCCGCCGCGTGCAGCATCGAGACGGCCACCGGGTCGGCGCCCAGGGTCAGGCCACCGACCGCTTCGTACTCCCAGTCGGCGGTCAGGTCGAGCAGCACTCGACCGACCAACGGTGCCGCCCGGTGATGGAGCGTGACCCGACGCAGATCGACGTACCAGTCCGCCTCGCGGCCCGAGGAGAGCACCACCCGCCCGTGGACCACAGCCAGATCGGTAACGAATTTACGCAGGTCGTCGCGGTCCCCCATGTCGATAGAGCGTACTGCGCAAGTCTGGGAGGCGTCCCTCGGGTCCGCCCGGGTCAGCCCTGCGGGCGACCGATGGTTGGCGATGTTCAACTACCCTGCGCGACCGTCCATCCGGGTCGGTACGGTGTCGTCCCGCCGCCGGGACGACCGGCCGGACCGGTCGACCGTCAGCCGTCGGCGCGGCCCGCTCCGCCCCGGGTGTCCCGGAACGCGCCGCGCAGCAGCCGACGGGGCGCGTGCCGCAGACCGGCCACGGCCAGCTTGTATTTCCACGTCGGCACGCTCACGACCTTGCCTTTCCGCAGGTCACGCAGGGCTTCGTCGACCACTTCGTCGGCCCTGAGCCACATCCAGGCCGGCGTCCGTGACATGTCGATGCCGGCGCGTTCGTGATAGCCGGTCCGCGTGTAGCCCGGGCAGAGCGCCATCACCCGTACGCCGAGCGGGGCCACCGAGGCAGCGATCGACTCACTGAAATTCGTCACCCACGCCTTGCTGGCCGAATAGGTCGAGCCGGGCATCACCGGGCCGAAACCCGCAACCGAAGAGACATTTATCACTGTCCCTCTACCGCGTTCGACCATCGGGCCGAGCGCGGCGTGGGTCAGCCGCAGCACCGCCAGCACGTTGAGCCGCAGCAGACGGGCCTCGTCGCCGACGGCGGAGCGGAGAAAGGAGGTGTTCAGACTGATCCCGGCATTGTTGACCAGCAGCTCGACCGGCGAGCCCTCGGCGAGTCGTTGCTCCACCCGGGCGCAGCCGTCGTCGGTGGACAGATCGGCGGGCAGCGGCTCGACCTCCCGACCGTGCCGGTCGGCCAGCTCGGCGGCGGTCGCGTCGAGGCTGGCGCGGTCCCGGGCCACCAGGACGAGGTCCCATCCCTCGGCGGCCAGCCGGTCGGCGAAGGCGGCCCCGATGCCGGCGGTGGCTCCGGTGATCAACGCCCGTCGGGGCGCGGGGGACGGCTCGGCCGTCACGGACGGTCCTCCGGTGCTGCGGGTGGCCCCGGCGGGGCCGGCGGCGGTGGTTCGGGCGACGCCACCGGCCCGGAAACCGGCGGCGCGGAAGCAGGCCCGGAAACCGGCGCGGAAGGAGGCCCGGAAACCGGCGCGGAAGGAGACCCGGAAACCGGCGGCGCGGAGGCAGGAGACCCGGAAGCGGGCGGTGCGGGAAACGGCGGCGCGGAAGCCGGAGGCGGAGGCGCGTACGGCGACGGGGTGGCGGGCGGGAGCCCCGACGACGCGTACCCGGCCCAGGAGTGCGGCGGGGGCGGCGGGGTGGGGCGGGCCGGCGCGTTCCGCCGGAACCAGGCGCCCGCCGCCGGCAGGGTCAGCAGCGCGGCGACCACCAGGTAGCCGAGGACCTGCCCCAGCGATCCGGCCGCGTTCAGCGGGATCCACCAGGACGGGTACGAGTCGGCGAGCCGGGCCAGCAGATCGGCGGTGACCCGCTGGTCGGTGCCGAGCCGCAGCGGCGCGGCGCGCTGGCCGACCAGCACCGCCAGCGCGCAGCAGCCGCAGAGCAGTCCCAGCCCGCAGACCACCCAGGTGGCCACCCGGGCACCGGCGCGCCCGGCGAGCAGGCCCAGGGCGAGCCCGACCAGGACCAGACCGACCAGCACGGTGACCACCGCGGCGAGGATGCCGGAGACGCGCAGCAGCGACACCACGCCGTCGACCTCGCCGCCGGTGGCCCCGGTGCCGTTCGCCGCGGCCCGGAAGCGGTCCACGGTGCCGTTGAGGGTGGCCAGGCCGATGACCGCGTACGCCACCGCGCCGAGCGCCATGAGCACCAGCAGCGCGGCCGCCGCGACGACCGCGGCGGGACGGCGGGCCGGCGCCCGATCCGGGTACGACACGACAGATCCCTCCGGTAGGCGTCGGCTTGCAACCTACTCGGCGGGACCGTCGGCGTCGCTCTTATCCGGCGTCGAGTCCGGCGGTGTCCAGGACGGCGACCGGGCCTCCTGCCGGGACAGCCGCCGGTGTTCGGCGGTGACCACGCCGAGCAGGAGCAGGTCCACGGCGAGGGCGGAGACCGCGCCGAACTGGTTGACGGTGAAGTTGAAGATCTGCCCGAACAGCAGGTCGACCAGGAGGGCGAGCTTGAACAGCCGGAACGCGCCGATCCGGTCCCCGCGCAGCCGGAACGCCGCCCGGATGCTCAGCACGGCGGTGATCAGCGCGGCGATCGAGGTGCCCAGCGCGGCGCCCCACTCGCGCTGCTGGTCCAGGTGGCCGGTCACCTGGTCGAGCAGCACGGCGGCCACGGTGACCACCGGCTCCACCACCAGATAGACCACCACCGGCCAGACGAGCCAGCGGCGGGCGGCCAGCCAGGCGGCCACCCGCCGGCCGAGGGCGGCCCAGCGCTGCCAGAAGCGGACCGGTGGCGGTTCCCGCCGGGGCACCGCGTCGAGCAGCCGGATCATGGCCCCCTCGGTGGTCGGGCCGGTGCCCTGGACGAGTCGCAGCACCGCCACCCGACGCCGGTCGGTGAGCCCGCCGGGCAGCCCGCTGAGCACCAGGTCGAGCGCGTTGGCGGTCCGTTCGGCGGTGGTCAGCCGGGTGCGGCCGCGTACCGCCTGGGTGAGGACGACCAGCAGGGCGAACGCGCCGTAGATGATGCCGGCTGCGGGGGCGTAGAAGTAGTCGGTGCGGGTGGTGACGAACTTGCCCACCTCGTCGATGAAGAGCCCGAACCCGACGCCGCCGATGATCGCCCCGGCGGTCCGGGGGCCGCCGCCGAGGAAGACCAGCGCGACGCCGAGGCCGACCGCCATCAGCAGCCCGCCCCAGAGCACGTGGGCGATGTGCAGGCCGCCCCCACCGAGCTGCGGGTAGCCGGTGGCCTGGAGGTACGCGCGGGTGGCGAGCACGGTGACCACCCCGGAGAGCACGAACGCCTGGAGGTACGCGGCGGCGTCCAGCGCCCGGGTCGGCACCCGCCGCCGCAGCCAGCCGAGGCCCGGCCGGGCGGGGCGGCGAGGCGGCGGCGACATGCCCCGGACGTTAGTAGCCGCGCCACTCCGTGCGGGCGTACTCCAGCACCCTGGGCTGCAACAACGTGGAGGCGGGCACGTCCAGCCGCCCCCGGTCGGCGGGGAAGGTCGCCGCCGCGGCGAGCACCGACGGGGTGAGGAAGCGCAGCGGTGGCGCGTCGGCAGGCAGGGTCAGCGCCGGCGGGGTGCCGCCCGGGGCGGCGAGCACGAATCCCCAGTCGCCGAAGCTCGGCACGTCCACGTGGTACGGCACGGTGGCGAAGCCCGCCTCCCGGACGGACCGCTCGATCGACCAGTACGACCGGGGCGCGAAGTACGGCGAGCCGGACTGCACCACCAGCCGCCCCCGCTCGGCGAGCACCGACCGGATCAGGGCGTAGAACTCGACGGTGTAGAGCTTCGCGGTGGCCGTCTCGTCCGGGTCGGGCAGGTCGGCCACCACCACGTCGAAGCGTTCCGTGGCGGTACGCAGCCAGCCGAACGCGTCGACGTTGAGCACCCGGACCCGGGGGTCGGCGAACGAGTGGTGGTTCAGCTCGCGCAACTGCGGCTCGGTACGCCCCAGCCGCACCACCGCCGGGTCGAGGTCGACCAGGGTCACCCGGCGCACGTCGGGATACTTCAGGATCTCCCGCAGCGCCAGCCCGTCACCGGCGCCGAGCACCAGCACCTCGCCGCGCGGTCCGGCCATCGCCGGGTGTACCAGCGACTCGTGGTAGCGATATTCGTCGATCGAGCTGAACTGGAGGTCGCCGTTGAGGAAGAGCCGCAGGTCGGTGTCGGCGTGGCCGACCTCCCGCACCG
This genomic interval from Micromonospora sp. CCTCC AA 2012012 contains the following:
- a CDS encoding ArsR/SmtB family transcription factor; the protein is MEYVGTALAEMTMPQISPLAGEPIERADAERLAGVLKALADPARLRLLSLIQSAPEGEACVCDLTAPLGLSQPTVSHHLRILTEAGLLEREKRGVWAYYRLVPTAIATIADLLTPPRKRATKKAR
- the pyrE gene encoding orotate phosphoribosyltransferase yields the protein MGDRDDLRKFVTDLAVVHGRVVLSSGREADWYVDLRRVTLHHRAAPLVGRVLLDLTADWEYEAVGGLTLGADPVAVSMLHAAAATDRSLDAFVVRKAGKAHGLQRRIEGPEVAGRRVLAVEDTSTTGGSVLTAVEALREAGAEVVGVAVIVDRGAGDAVRAAGLPYRAAYTLADLGLVA
- a CDS encoding SDR family NAD(P)-dependent oxidoreductase; protein product: MTAEPSPAPRRALITGATAGIGAAFADRLAAEGWDLVLVARDRASLDATAAELADRHGREVEPLPADLSTDDGCARVEQRLAEGSPVELLVNNAGISLNTSFLRSAVGDEARLLRLNVLAVLRLTHAALGPMVERGRGTVINVSSVAGFGPVMPGSTYSASKAWVTNFSESIAASVAPLGVRVMALCPGYTRTGYHERAGIDMSRTPAWMWLRADEVVDEALRDLRKGKVVSVPTWKYKLAVAGLRHAPRRLLRGAFRDTRGGAGRADG
- a CDS encoding polyamine aminopropyltransferase, whose translation is MTTDAPARPTWRPARAAVLLAVFVCAACGLVYELALVALGSYLIGDAVGQASIVLGVMVFAMGVGALVAKPLQSRAAAAFAAIELLLALLGGLSVLGLYAAFAWLDLYAPALVGTAFVLGLLIGAEIPLLMVMLQRIRAQSAGSAVADLFAADYVGALLGGLAFPFLLMPVFGQLKGALVVGAVNAVAGLALVGTVFRRELSRRARIALGAGAVVVALCLGYAWITAADFELTARQQLYRDPVVHAERSRYQEIVLTRSVREVGHADTDLRLFLNGDLQFSSIDEYRYHESLVHPAMAGPRGEVLVLGAGDGLALREILKYPDVRRVTLVDLDPAVVRLGRTEPQLRELNHHSFADPRVRVLNVDAFGWLRTATERFDVVVADLPDPDETATAKLYTVEFYALIRSVLAERGRLVVQSGSPYFAPRSYWSIERSVREAGFATVPYHVDVPSFGDWGFVLAAPGGTPPALTLPADAPPLRFLTPSVLAAAATFPADRGRLDVPASTLLQPRVLEYARTEWRGY